A genomic stretch from Tenrec ecaudatus isolate mTenEca1 chromosome 17, mTenEca1.hap1, whole genome shotgun sequence includes:
- the FEM1B gene encoding protein fem-1 homolog B, giving the protein MEGLAGYVYKAASEGKVLTLAALLLNRSESDIRYLLGYVSQQGGQRSTPLIIAARNGHAKVVRLLLEHYRVQTQQTGTVRFDGYVIDGATALWCAAGAGHFEVVKLLVSHGANVNHTTVTNSTPLRAACFDGRLDIVKYLVENNANISIANKYDNTCLMIAAYKGHTDVVRYLLEQRADPNAKAHCGATALHFAAEAGHIDIVKELIKWRAAIVVNGHGMTPLKVAAESCKADVVELLLSHADCDRRSRIEALELLGASFANDRENYDIMKTYHYLYLAMLERFQDGDILEKEVLPPIHAYGNRTECRNPQELESIRQDRDALHMEGLIVRERILGADNIDVSHPIIYRGAVYADNMEFEQCIKLWLHALHLRQKGNRNTHKDLLRFAQVFSQMIHLNECVKAPDIECVLRCSVLEIEQSMNRVKNTQDADVHSAMDNYECNLYTFLYLVCISTKTQCSEEDQCRINKQIYNLIHLDPRTREGFTLLHLAVNSNTPVDDFHTNDVCSFPNALVTKLLLDCGAEVNAVDNEGNSALHVIVQYNRPISDFLTLHSIIISLVEAGAHTDMTNKQNKTPLDKSTTGVSEILLKTQMKMSLKCLAARAVRANDINYQDQIPRTLEEFVGFH; this is encoded by the exons ATGGAGGGCCTGGCTGGCTATGTGTACAAGGCGGCCAGCGAGGGCAAGGTGCTGACCCTGGCCGCCTTGCTGCTCAACCGGTCCGAAAGCGATATCCGCTACCTGCTGGGCTATGTCAGCCAACAGGGCGGGCAGCGCTCCACGCCCCTCATCATCGCGGCCCGCAATGGGCATGCCAAGGTGGTCCGCTTGCTGTTAGAACACTACCGAGTGCAGACTCAGCAGACTGGCACCGTCCGCTTCGACGG GTACGTCATCGACGGTGCTACTGCCCTCTGGTGCGCAGCAGGAGCAGGCCACTTTGAAGTTGTGAAGCTTCTTGTCAGCCACGGAGCCAATGTGAACCACACCACGGTCACTAACTCCACCCCTCTCCGGGCAGCGTGCTTTGATGGCAGACTGGACATCGTGAAGTACTTGGTTGAGAATAATGCCAACATCAGCATCGCCAACAAGTATGACAACACTTGCCTAATGATTGCAGCGTATAAGGGGCACACCGATGTGGTCCGCTACCTGTTAGAACAGCGTGCTGACCCCAATGCTAAAGCGCACTGTGGCGCCACCGCCCTTCACTTTGCAGCGGAAGCTGGCCACATCGACATTGTCAAAGAGCTGATAAAATGGCGGGCTGCCATCGTCGTGAACGGCCATGGGATGACACCCCTGAAAGTCGCTGCGGAAAGCTGTAAAGCTGATGTTGTCGAATTGCTGCTCTCTCACGCCGATTGTGACCGGAGAAGTCGGATCGAAGCTTTGGAACTCTTGGGGGCCTCCTTTGCAAACGACCGTGAGAACTATGACATCATGAAGACATATCACTATCTCTATTTGGCCATGCTGGAGAGGTTTCAGGATGGTGACATCCTAGAGAAAGAGGTTCTCCCACCGATCCATGCCTATGGGAATAGAACTGAATGCAGAAATCCTCAGGAACTAGAGTCCATCCGGCAAGACAGAGACGCTCTTCATATGGAAGGTCTGATCGTCCGGGAGCGGATTTTAGGTGCTGACAATATTGATGTTTCCCATCCCATCATCTACAGGGGGGCCGTCTATGCGGATAACATGGAGTTTGAACAGTGCATCAAGTTGTGGCTCCACGCGCTGCACCTCAGGCAGAAAGGCAACAGGAACACCCACAAGGATCTTCTCCGATTTGCCCAAGTTTTCTCCCAGATGATACATCTGAATGAATGTGTGAAGGCCCCAGACATCGAGTGTGTGCTGCGATGCAGTGTGCTGGAAATAGAACAGAGTATGAACAGAGtgaagaatacccaggatgctgATGTCCACAGCGCTATGGACAACTATGAATGTAATCTGTATACCTTTCTGTATTTAGTGTGCATCTCCACCAAAACGCAGTGCAGTGAGGAGGATCAGTGCCGAATTAACAAGCAGATCTACAATTTGATTCACCTGGACCCCAGGACCCGGGAAGGGTTCACCTTGCTCCACCTGGCTGTCAACTCCAACACCCCAGTCGATGACTTCCACACTAATGACGTCTGCAGCTTTCCAAATGCTCTGGTCACTAAGCTCCTGCTGGACTGTGGTGCTGAAGTGAACGCCGTGGACAATGAGGGGAACAGCGCCCTTCATGTCATCGTGCAGTACAACCGGCCCATCAGTGACTTTTTGACCTTGCACTCCATCATCATCAGCCTGGTTGAAGCTGGCGCCCACACTGATATGACAaataaacagaacaaaactccgCTAGACAAAAGTACGACTGGGGTATCGGAAATACTACTTAAAACTCAAATGAAGATGAGTCTCAAGTGCCTGGCTGCCCGAGCAGTTCGGGCTAACGACATTAACTATCAAGACCAGATCCCCAGaactctggaagagtttgttggATTTCATTAA